A segment of the Kwoniella shivajii chromosome 2, complete sequence genome:
GTACATTCCCTGCCTAATATTGATTGTTAATCGGATCGAGAAACGACAGACATACCTCTGAACACAGATAGATTGTAACATGTTTCCGTTGTCACTGTCATTTGCTTAGGTGGTGCAGAAGGGAATGAATCTGTGTATGCTGAAGCTGTTCCGAATGGTGGTGCAGGCATCTTATGAGCGTTGCTGAGTGGGTGGTCTTCGAATTTCAAGTGATATTGGACAGATCATGAGGAGATGAAATTGTTTATGCTCGATCACACTCGTCAGCATTCGGAAGATGGGGGAAGATGGTCAACCTCCACTCTCCTcaaagtgccacattcggCATCTATTTCGGCATTATATTCTCACTAATATCTATCGCGTATCCGAGTCATATCTTTATAAATTTAATTTTGATATATGTTGATAGAATACAATCtacatctctcttcttcttcttctcttctcttctttcttcattaGATCATCCACTCGTATATATAGGTGTATCAGTGAGTTACCAGCCCTCTTGTTGGTCTTCTCCAAGTCATAAACACTTTACCCTTCTTCCGCTGCTATCGCAGCAGTTGCTCTTACCTTTACTTCGATGTGATGACCTTCTATTCTCTCCCCGTCTAATCGACCATGGCGAATGAGTTAGGATCCTCCTTCGCGGGAGTGTGTCTGGAAcccctccttctcttcacGGGGAAGGCGGGCTATTTGCGCTTGCCAGCGCTTTTGTCTGATCTCTATACCCCGATCCGTGTATTATTCAACGATGTTCATTGGGCTTGTGCTAACTTGATTTCTTGTCAATTTAgtaccttctttccctttttctttctctcctaCTCTGTAAGTATCGCTACTGGCTCCTGCTCTCTCGCCCACACACCTCACGACCTTGCCCTTTATCTCTATGATGAAATGTTTTTTACAAAACCATACGCAGTTTCCACTGAACGCGTCCTCCTTTCGCGGGGAGTTTGCACTTGTTTCTtcagtcttcttctacttccgCAACTGAGTTGTAGTTTCTCACTGTTCCGAGTTGAACCTCTCGTTGAACTTTGAGGGATTCCTCGACCGTGGGCTCCGAACTTTGTCGAACATCTTTCGGGATTACTAGATGGGGTTTGTTGAGCAGTCGGTAGATTTGGATGGGAGAAATGAGTCGATGCTAGTTTGAAGTTTTTTCTTCCTTGGATGTCTGACTCTTCCTATTCAACCGCATACATATCCTTCGTCATACAGTACCAAGATCATACGCTGACAACTCTTTGTTCTGTTGTTTTTCTCTTGTGTTGGTTTCTTGATTGGATTATTGTAATTGTACCTGTATGCAGCTTTATCTAAATATCACTTAAAATGGTTGCTTCTGGTGAGAAGAAGGGCAAGGTCATCCTTGCCTACTCTGGTGGTCTTGGTGAGTTACCTTCTCACCTTGGTCACCTACCACAAGTTGCAGAGCAAAAAGCTCACCTACATGTTCGCATTTACAGACACCTCATGtattcttctttggcttATTGAGCAAGGTTACGAGGTCGTTGCTTACATGGCCGATGTTGGTCAAGAGGAGGTGAGCGAGATTGTGTATCCGTTTCCCGCATACAATCCTGATCCTGAGCAATATCGTAGGACTTTGAGGCTGCCCGAGCAAAGGCCATTAAGTGCGGTGCCGTTGGTTTCCACCTCGCTGACTTGAAACGAGAATTCGTAGAGGAGCTCATCTACCGTGAGTCAAACGGAGTTGCTCGATAAGTCGTCTTAGCTCATCGTATACTTTTTTAGCCGCTGTCCAATGTAACGCCATTTACGAAAATGTATACCTTCTTGGTACTTCCCTTGCTCGACCAGTCATCGCTCGTGGAATGATCGAAGCTGCTGTCAAAGAAAACTGTGACTTCGTCTCTCACGGTTGTACCGGTAAAGGAAACGATCAAGTCCGATTTGAGCTTGCTTTCTACGGTCTTGCCCCCAACATCAAGGTCATTGCTCCTTGGCGATTACCTGGTGAGTTCAATTTTTGAAGGTTGGAAGTGGAGTTGGAGCTAACAATGTCTTGTCAGAGTTCTACGATCGATTCGCTGGTCGAACTGCTCTTCTCGATTACGCCGCCAAGAACGGTATCCCCGTCACTCAAACCGCTGCTAAGCCTTGGTCCACTGGTGAGTTTTTCGCAGTGCCTTGCGGTAAGATGTCAGCTGAGTTGATTTTCGGTGTAGACGAGAACCTTTTCCACATCTCTTACGAAGCCGGTATCCTCGAAGACCCCAACCAAACTCCCCCCGATGACATGTGGAAACTCACTACTTCCCCTCAAAAGGCTCCTGAATCACCTGAGACAGTACACATCGAATTCTTGAAGGGTCTCCCCGTCAAAGTCACCTCCCCCGACACTGGCAAAGAAGTCACCGATGCCGTAGATATTTTCCTTACCCTTAACGCTCTTGCTCGAAAGCACGGTGTCGGACGAATCGATATCGTAGAGAACCGATTCATCGGTGTCAAATCTCGAGGATGTTACGAATCTCCTGCTGCTACTATCCTCCGAGTCGCACACATGGATCTTGAAGGTTTAACATTGGACCGAAATGTTCGAGCTCTCCGAGATCAATTCATCACCACTCAACTTTCCCAAATCCTTTACAAcggtttcttcttctcacctgAACGAGAATTCGTCACTGCCGCTATCCCCGCTTCTCAAAAGACCGTCAATGGTCTCGTCCGATTGAAGTTGTACAAGGGCAACGTCATTGTTGAAGGACGAGATGCCGATGAAGGTTTATACGATGCCAAATTCTCTTCCATGGACGAGATGGGTGGTTTCGAACCTACCGCTACTTCTGGTTTCATCGAGATCTCAAGTATCCGAATCAAAGCTTGGGGTCGAcaaaagtgagtgaaccaAACATCGTGCTATCGAATTTTGCTAAATCTAGGTTTCTCATTAGCCTCAAACGAGGACAAGGTGGTGTCTCTCCTCAAGATGTCTACCACCGAGATGAGTAAACATGTGGTCCTCACCGCCACACCATATAATTAAGGATAGGGATAAGGATATGGGATAGAAAAGGGTTTCAAATATTAGTTGATAGGTTTTCATTGTTCATAGAGTTGTTTGGGTCTTCTCCGTTTTAATCACATTGTATAGAGGCATGCATAAATTGAATATGACAAGGCGTTGGTCATGAGCCATGGGGTCATTAGGGTgacaagatggagatgatacAAGCCCCGCATCTGTGAGAAGTGATTTCGTGGGGGTACGAGTGCGATCTATGTGTAATCAACAATGAGTACATATGATGGTACAACAATGATCTGTGCGACTTCTATGTGTCTGTTTATCTATCTAATATACATTCGGGTGAATGTATTTCCGTTATTATAGTGACTTCCCCACCCACCCACCCAAATGCGAATGGTTAAATTTTCAAACGACCTTTCCAAATTTCCACACCCAACCAATCATCTGATGTCCAATCTTTATATTGGTTTAAGACTTCTTTACTTAATCTACTTTTGTTTATTTTCTTCAAATCGAATCCTAATTTTTTACCTATATCCAATGCTTCTTCGATCAGTCTTGGATCTCTCCTCTCTATCCCTATATAGATGATTGGTGTCTTTGTTTTTATTTTTGTCTTTGTTTTCGTTGTGAGTTCTGGATTTGGActtttgtttgtttttggatttgaatctgaatctggaACAGGATTtaggttttggttttggcTTTGGCTTTGGTTTGACGATATATTCGAAATGTATAATAACGTTTGCCATAAAGGTAATatcaatgaagatgaataaaACGTATCTGACATTATGATCATATCGAAGCCTTGGCTTAGCCAATTAtatttgaggttgagcttatcgatatcgatttcGATATTGTTGACATGGTCCTCTTGGTTTTGAACAGCAGATGAGCCTGAGGTTAGTTGTACAACTGAATTAGaattggaagtggaattggaaCTCGATTCCAACTTGCTCAagtgtgattttgattgtgattgtgattgtgattgttggtTTCGATTTTGAAGATCATACAATATCGAAATCTCATTCCAATCCAACTCTTTAATTTTAACATCTTCGCCATGAATGCCAATTCCAGTTCCAGTCCCAGTTCCAGTCCCAGTTCCAGTCCCAATTCCACTGCCCCTTAGAACTCTTAATCCATTTTGGATATTCGGTACGAGGACACTACTCAACACAGGTTCGATATCGGTTGTTATAATCTCATGATAATTCAATGTTGAATAAATTGATAATGATGTATAACCTATTCCACCTCCTAATTCCAgtactctcttctttccacttgagtttgagtttgtGTCTGTTTTTGTGTCTGTTTTTGTGTTGTCTTCCTCTGggatatcatgatgatcataCGATGAAGGATCGGGTCTACCTGAACTCGTACCCAAAGTATTCGAACTCGAACTCGAACTCGAACCCGTCAATGACAACGAACAGAGGTATAATGAGAGTATTTGAGATGATAGCCATAGAGTAGTACCTGTAGTTCCAGTACTTGTAGTACTTGTCGATCCGtctgtggaagatgaagatgatatctgTTTAAGATCAACTGATATGTTCTGATTAGGCGAAGGTAGTGTATGTGATAATGAATTTAAATGTTTAGTTTGAGATGCAGGTAAAGGTGACATATTCTCTTTTGCATGGTCTTCCAAGTTACTTATCTTGGTCTCGTAACTTGGGTTTAATAAACGGACAATCTTTGGTCCGGTTCTGATGTTATATATGTAATTTGATGATTGTATGTAAAGAAATAGAAattgagatgagatggagaAAATAGAGAAATCATCGGCTgctcttttttctcttcgtcGAGTAAAAACCCAAAAAACAACAACCAGTCATTCACGTCACGCCTCCATCACTTGCATTTACATCGTTTGTCGACACATGCATTAGGATCACCGAGCATATACTATATGCACGTCATCGAGTCATTGTAACGTATCGCCCGCAAGCAACTACACTGCAGCTGACTGCAGCTTGAAAAAACATGGAGCAAACAGTATGAGCAATAGCGAACGCATTGCAATATAAAACCCAAAAATAATTGTCTATataacaagaagaagtcgTCAATCTTTTATCATTTCAAAGCGTAATTACACCTCAagtctcccttcttcatcagttTATACAAATAATATTGcttctttgcttcttcaaggtgat
Coding sequences within it:
- a CDS encoding argininosuccinate synthase, whose translation is MVASGEKKGKVILAYSGGLDTSCILLWLIEQGYEVVAYMADVGQEEDFEAARAKAIKCGAVGFHLADLKREFVEELIYPAVQCNAIYENVYLLGTSLARPVIARGMIEAAVKENCDFVSHGCTGKGNDQVRFELAFYGLAPNIKVIAPWRLPEFYDRFAGRTALLDYAAKNGIPVTQTAAKPWSTDENLFHISYEAGILEDPNQTPPDDMWKLTTSPQKAPESPETVHIEFLKGLPVKVTSPDTGKEVTDAVDIFLTLNALARKHGVGRIDIVENRFIGVKSRGCYESPAATILRVAHMDLEGLTLDRNVRALRDQFITTQLSQILYNGFFFSPEREFVTAAIPASQKTVNGLVRLKLYKGNVIVEGRDADEGLYDAKFSSMDEMGGFEPTATSGFIEISSIRIKAWGRQNLKRGQGGVSPQDVYHRDE